One Methylobacterium sp. AMS5 genomic region harbors:
- a CDS encoding DNA-binding response regulator, whose product MPDTRRDIVLVVDDSPDTLSFLTEAIERSGATVLVAVGGDLALDLVEEITPDIILLDAVMPGMDGFETCRRLKAKGHLAHVPIIFMTGLSETEHIVKGLGAGGTDYVTKPIAPDEILARIRVHLASARAAQSARAALDTAGRTLFAVDAAGAVLWCTPQAAQVLAALGASEPLSLPPSGRDWLAKCLAAAAAPLTLTDAQGRIHTLSFIGRTGPEILLRLSGDPAAAGLERLRERLPITGREAEVLLWLSRGKSSRDIGEILGLSPRTVTKHLEGIYAKLGVENRTAAAAVAARHLRDLD is encoded by the coding sequence ATGCCTGACACGCGGCGCGACATCGTCCTCGTCGTCGATGATTCCCCCGACACGCTCAGCTTCCTCACCGAGGCGATCGAGCGCTCCGGCGCCACGGTGCTGGTGGCGGTGGGCGGCGACCTCGCCCTCGACCTCGTGGAGGAGATCACCCCCGACATCATCCTGCTCGATGCGGTGATGCCGGGCATGGACGGGTTCGAAACCTGCCGCCGGCTCAAGGCCAAGGGCCATCTCGCCCACGTCCCCATCATCTTCATGACCGGGCTGTCGGAGACCGAGCACATCGTGAAGGGCCTGGGCGCGGGCGGGACCGACTACGTCACCAAGCCCATCGCCCCCGACGAGATCCTGGCGCGCATCCGCGTCCATCTCGCGAGCGCGCGGGCCGCGCAGAGCGCCCGGGCGGCGCTCGACACCGCCGGGCGCACCTTGTTCGCGGTCGATGCCGCGGGCGCGGTCCTGTGGTGCACGCCGCAGGCCGCGCAGGTGCTCGCCGCGCTCGGAGCGAGCGAGCCGCTGAGCCTTCCTCCGAGCGGACGCGACTGGCTGGCCAAATGCCTGGCCGCCGCCGCCGCACCCCTCACGCTCACCGACGCGCAGGGGCGAATCCACACCTTGAGCTTCATCGGCCGCACCGGGCCGGAGATCCTGCTGCGCCTCTCCGGCGATCCCGCCGCCGCCGGGCTGGAACGGCTGCGCGAGCGCCTGCCGATCACCGGCCGCGAAGCGGAGGTGCTGCTCTGGCTCTCCCGCGGCAAGTCGAGCCGCGACATCGGCGAGATCCTGGGATTGAGCCCCCGCACGGTGACGAAGCACCTCGAAGGCATCTACGCCAAGCTCGGCGTCGAGAACCGAACCGCCGCCGCGGCGGTCGCGGCGCGGCACCTGCGCGATCTGGATTGA
- a CDS encoding invasion associated locus B family protein gives MFLAKFSMAKPSARPLRVAAFLAMAGLGAGLGGTAFAQKKPAAPAPAPAQAQPAAPAQQQAQGAGPQLINVKSEPSQADWTKVCGKDQGSGTDVCYTTRDFVSDNGQPVLAVAVYDMKNAATKQEVKVVRFLLPLGLMLAPGMRFDVDGKEVTGGKFAVCFPNGCFAEAGGVSNELMTGFKKGTTLNVRVQNQTQREVVFAVPLTGFGKAFDGPAIDPKVLEEQQKKLQAEMEKRSEDMRKKLEQQGSAGAAPAPAAPAANAAPK, from the coding sequence ATGTTCCTTGCCAAGTTCTCCATGGCCAAGCCTTCCGCGCGCCCACTGCGCGTGGCCGCGTTCCTCGCCATGGCGGGCCTGGGCGCCGGCCTGGGCGGGACCGCGTTCGCGCAGAAGAAGCCGGCCGCTCCGGCCCCGGCCCCCGCGCAGGCCCAGCCGGCCGCGCCGGCCCAGCAGCAGGCCCAGGGCGCCGGCCCGCAGCTCATCAACGTGAAGTCCGAGCCGAGCCAGGCCGATTGGACCAAGGTCTGCGGCAAGGACCAGGGCTCGGGCACCGACGTCTGCTACACCACCCGCGACTTCGTGTCGGATAACGGCCAGCCGGTGCTCGCCGTCGCGGTCTACGACATGAAGAACGCCGCGACGAAGCAGGAGGTGAAGGTCGTCCGCTTCCTGCTGCCGCTCGGCCTGATGCTGGCGCCCGGCATGCGCTTCGATGTCGACGGCAAGGAAGTGACCGGCGGCAAGTTCGCGGTCTGCTTCCCCAACGGCTGCTTCGCCGAGGCCGGCGGCGTCTCGAACGAGTTGATGACCGGTTTCAAGAAGGGCACGACGCTCAACGTCCGGGTCCAGAACCAGACCCAGCGCGAGGTGGTGTTCGCGGTGCCGCTCACCGGCTTCGGCAAGGCCTTCGACGGCCCGGCCATCGACCCGAAGGTGCTTGAGGAGCAGCAGAAGAAGCTCCAGGCCGAGATGGAGAAGCGCAGCGAAGACATGCGCAAGAAGCTGGAGCAGCAGGGCTCGGCCGGCGCCGCCCCGGCTCCCGCAGCCCCGGCCGCCAACGCCGCGCCGAAGTAA
- the cobF gene encoding precorrin-6A synthase (deacetylating) gives MRHIHVIGIGTGNPEHLTIQGIQALKATDAVFALDKGEAKAGLLGLRRQICDRYIAGRPYRFVEAADPERDRRPTDYGVAVDDWHAARAALYEDLIAEHLREDERGAFLVWGDPSLYDSTLRILERVLARGRVGFTYDVIPGITSVQALAAAHRIPLHRIGEPVRITTGRRLRESLGDGLGQEPGATVVMLDGDPRFEGLDPDLTIHWGAYLGTPDELLVAGRLGDVAEDIRRVRAEARTRHGWIMDIYLLLKPAS, from the coding sequence TTGCGACACATCCACGTCATCGGCATCGGAACCGGCAACCCGGAGCACCTGACGATTCAGGGCATCCAGGCGTTGAAGGCGACCGATGCGGTCTTCGCCCTCGACAAGGGGGAAGCCAAAGCCGGCCTGCTCGGCCTGCGCCGCCAGATCTGCGACCGCTACATCGCGGGACGGCCCTACCGCTTCGTCGAGGCAGCCGATCCCGAGCGCGACCGCCGCCCCACGGATTACGGCGTGGCGGTGGACGATTGGCACGCGGCCCGCGCGGCCCTCTACGAGGATCTGATCGCCGAGCATCTGCGCGAGGACGAGCGGGGGGCCTTCCTCGTCTGGGGCGACCCGTCCCTCTACGACAGCACCCTGCGCATCCTGGAGCGCGTGCTCGCCCGCGGCCGCGTCGGCTTCACCTACGACGTGATCCCCGGCATCACCAGCGTGCAGGCGCTCGCCGCCGCCCACCGCATCCCGCTGCACCGTATCGGCGAGCCGGTGCGGATCACCACCGGCCGGCGGCTTCGCGAAAGCTTGGGCGACGGTTTGGGCCAGGAGCCCGGCGCGACCGTGGTGATGCTCGACGGCGACCCGCGCTTCGAGGGGCTCGACCCCGATCTGACGATCCACTGGGGCGCCTATCTCGGCACGCCGGACGAGCTGCTCGTCGCCGGCCGGCTCGGTGACGTGGCCGAGGACATCCGCCGGGTGCGCGCGGAGGCCCGCACCCGCCACGGCTGGATCATGGACATCTATCTGCTGCTCAAACCCGCGTCCTGA
- a CDS encoding ParA family protein, which produces MKAITFVTQKGGSGKSTLCISLAVAAQEAGHAVCILEMDRQATITDWLDHRTADGPEVAQIDATQIDLVMERLAESSYDYVFIDTPGIDSNGTLSAIRAADLCIIPCRPTPADLRAFKPTLAAVYRLEKKFAFVLNQTPPRSYRIRDAADGLAVLGILPDVNIVARNDHQDAIGVGQGVTEFNPKGQAAGEVRRLWSWIERRMQATGQRTRKGAAAETAKDTRKHVKAA; this is translated from the coding sequence ATGAAAGCAATCACATTCGTGACGCAGAAGGGAGGCAGCGGCAAGAGCACCCTGTGCATCTCGCTTGCGGTCGCCGCACAGGAAGCGGGGCACGCGGTCTGCATCCTGGAGATGGACCGGCAGGCCACGATCACCGACTGGCTCGATCACCGCACCGCCGACGGCCCCGAAGTGGCCCAGATCGACGCCACGCAGATCGACCTCGTGATGGAACGGCTGGCGGAATCGTCCTACGACTACGTGTTCATCGACACCCCCGGCATCGATTCCAACGGGACGCTCTCGGCGATCCGCGCGGCGGATCTGTGCATCATCCCCTGCCGGCCGACCCCCGCCGACTTGCGCGCCTTCAAGCCGACGCTCGCCGCCGTCTACCGCCTGGAAAAGAAGTTCGCCTTCGTCCTGAACCAGACCCCGCCGCGCTCCTACCGCATCCGCGATGCCGCCGATGGGCTCGCGGTGCTCGGCATCCTGCCCGACGTCAACATCGTGGCGCGCAACGACCATCAGGACGCCATCGGCGTCGGCCAGGGCGTCACCGAATTCAATCCGAAGGGTCAGGCCGCGGGCGAAGTGCGCCGGCTGTGGAGCTGGATCGAGCGCCGCATGCAGGCGACGGGGCAGCGGACCCGCAAGGGAGCGGCTGCAGAGACGGCCAAGGATACGAGAAAGCATGTCAAGGCCGCCTAA
- a CDS encoding ribbon-helix-helix domain-containing protein has translation MSRPPKLDLASIVASAGPAGGPRKGGARSAAKANSPAGAEIVRLDLAASAPPARAGTLKERAKQMSVYLEPPVYDQLRDLAYAERTKMHALMLEALDLLFKQRGARSIEQVLGENPR, from the coding sequence ATGTCAAGGCCGCCTAAGCTCGACCTCGCCTCGATCGTCGCCTCCGCCGGCCCGGCCGGCGGGCCGCGGAAGGGCGGAGCCCGGTCGGCCGCGAAGGCGAACAGTCCGGCGGGCGCGGAAATCGTCCGGCTCGATCTGGCGGCCTCGGCGCCTCCGGCACGGGCCGGGACCCTCAAGGAGCGCGCCAAGCAGATGTCGGTCTATCTGGAGCCCCCGGTCTACGACCAGCTCCGGGATCTGGCCTATGCCGAGCGTACCAAGATGCACGCCCTGATGCTCGAAGCCCTCGACCTGCTGTTCAAGCAGCGCGGCGCCCGCTCCATCGAGCAGGTGCTGGGCGAGAACCCGCGCTGA
- a CDS encoding septal ring lytic transglycosylase RlpA family protein, whose translation MTHVMPRDLASIRTAADAPTRGAMPVLRPALQLLAVCAVALTTANCANNPAKLAGGASSGSEIDPKYGVKASRRLYNEGDVIPKGGGRRFSGKPYVVAGKTYVPREDARGYVREGLASWYGSAFHGRVTANGEVFDRHSIAAAHPTLPLPSYVRVTNLDNGHSMILRVNDRGPYHANRLMDVSEEAARALEFHRKGTARVRVEYAGKASVAGSDDRKLLATLRTDGRPAAIGRAPVMMADLGPSEPEAAPERLERASRALAFRPAGERDDDAPETAAPRPARPAPVVLASAAVAVPAALQPTAARAAPFRPAPVALAAAPAKPAIEPRRMMAETGRSAQPAQGRHKDATAPAPTRLASTPVKGISVPVRTAQAVPMKAAATKTPAPQFAAAGTIKGTPKPTGKAAAPEPASRMAGMPPSSKQAIAKLAGTAPTPGTKPAAKTATKTAVAQTPGPSGTKAKRSQVAAN comes from the coding sequence ATGACTCATGTCATGCCACGGGATTTGGCATCGATCAGGACGGCCGCGGACGCTCCGACGCGGGGTGCGATGCCGGTCCTGCGACCGGCCCTGCAGCTCCTCGCGGTCTGCGCGGTGGCGCTGACGACGGCCAACTGCGCCAACAATCCGGCCAAGCTCGCGGGCGGCGCATCCTCGGGCAGCGAGATCGATCCGAAATACGGCGTGAAGGCGAGCCGCCGCCTCTACAACGAGGGCGACGTGATCCCGAAGGGGGGCGGGCGGCGCTTCTCGGGCAAGCCCTACGTGGTGGCGGGCAAGACCTACGTGCCGCGCGAGGATGCCCGCGGCTACGTGCGCGAGGGCCTCGCCTCCTGGTACGGCAGCGCCTTCCACGGCCGGGTCACCGCCAACGGCGAAGTCTTCGACCGCCACTCCATCGCCGCCGCGCACCCCACGCTGCCGCTGCCGAGCTATGTCCGGGTGACCAACCTCGACAACGGTCATTCGATGATCCTGCGCGTCAACGACCGCGGCCCCTACCATGCCAACCGTCTGATGGACGTGTCCGAGGAGGCGGCCCGCGCGCTCGAATTCCACCGCAAGGGCACGGCGCGGGTGCGCGTCGAGTATGCCGGCAAAGCCTCCGTCGCCGGCAGCGACGATCGCAAGCTGCTCGCCACCCTGCGCACCGACGGTCGCCCCGCCGCGATCGGGCGCGCGCCGGTGATGATGGCCGATCTCGGCCCCTCCGAGCCCGAGGCCGCGCCCGAGCGGCTCGAACGCGCCTCCCGCGCACTCGCCTTCCGCCCGGCGGGCGAGCGCGACGACGATGCGCCGGAGACCGCGGCACCGCGCCCGGCCCGGCCCGCGCCGGTCGTGCTGGCCAGCGCCGCGGTCGCCGTCCCGGCGGCGTTGCAGCCGACGGCCGCCCGCGCCGCGCCGTTCCGTCCGGCTCCGGTGGCGCTCGCCGCCGCCCCGGCCAAGCCGGCGATCGAGCCGCGCCGCATGATGGCCGAAACCGGCCGCTCCGCTCAGCCGGCACAAGGCCGGCACAAGGATGCGACCGCTCCGGCCCCGACGCGCTTGGCCTCCACGCCGGTGAAGGGCATCTCCGTGCCCGTCCGTACCGCGCAAGCGGTGCCGATGAAGGCGGCGGCCACCAAGACGCCGGCCCCGCAATTCGCCGCCGCCGGAACCATCAAAGGCACGCCCAAGCCCACCGGCAAAGCCGCGGCGCCCGAACCCGCCTCGCGTATGGCGGGGATGCCGCCCAGCTCGAAGCAGGCGATCGCCAAGCTCGCCGGCACGGCGCCAACGCCGGGCACCAAGCCCGCCGCCAAGACGGCGACCAAGACGGCCGTGGCCCAGACGCCCGGCCCATCCGGCACCAAGGCGAAACGCTCCCAGGTGGCGGCGAACTGA
- the trpS gene encoding tryptophan--tRNA ligase produces MNPETCDPRPVIVTGDRPTGPLHLGHYVGSLRNRVALQATHRQFVLVADAQALTDNAQDPDRIRRNILEVALDYLAVGIDPALSTVCVQSALPALAELTQLYLNLVTVARLERNPTVRQEIQARGFGRDIPAGFLCYPVAQAADITAFRATLVPVGEDQAPMIEQTNEIVRRVNRQAGRPLLPEARALIPETGRLPGIDGRAKMSKSQGNAVALSAPPEAIREAVRRMYTDPGHLRVSDPGRVEGNVVFTYLDAFDPDGAAVAELKARYRRGGLGDTAVKARLEAVLDAFLAPLRERRAALAQRPDEVLDLLRDGTKRAQRLTADTLQAVRDGLGVFTLAA; encoded by the coding sequence ATGAATCCCGAAACCTGTGATCCGCGTCCCGTCATCGTCACGGGCGACCGCCCCACCGGCCCGCTGCATCTCGGCCATTACGTCGGCAGCCTGAGGAACCGCGTCGCGCTCCAGGCGACGCACCGGCAATTCGTACTGGTCGCCGATGCCCAGGCTCTGACCGACAACGCCCAGGATCCCGATCGCATCCGGCGCAACATCCTCGAGGTCGCCCTCGACTATCTCGCCGTCGGCATCGACCCCGCCCTCTCGACGGTGTGCGTGCAATCGGCGCTGCCGGCTTTGGCCGAGCTGACCCAGCTCTATCTCAACCTCGTCACCGTGGCCCGGCTGGAGCGCAATCCGACCGTCCGCCAGGAGATCCAGGCCCGTGGCTTCGGCCGGGACATTCCGGCCGGCTTCCTGTGCTACCCCGTGGCCCAGGCCGCCGACATCACCGCCTTCCGCGCCACCCTGGTGCCGGTGGGCGAGGATCAGGCGCCGATGATCGAGCAGACCAACGAGATCGTCCGCCGGGTGAACCGGCAGGCCGGGCGTCCCCTCCTGCCGGAGGCGCGGGCGCTGATTCCCGAGACCGGGCGGCTGCCCGGCATCGACGGGCGGGCCAAGATGAGCAAGTCGCAGGGTAACGCCGTGGCTCTCTCGGCCCCGCCGGAAGCGATCCGTGAGGCGGTGCGGCGGATGTACACCGATCCCGGCCATCTCCGGGTTTCCGATCCCGGACGTGTCGAGGGCAACGTCGTGTTCACCTATCTCGACGCCTTCGACCCGGATGGCGCGGCGGTCGCCGAATTGAAGGCGCGTTACCGGCGCGGTGGCCTCGGCGACACGGCGGTCAAGGCGCGGCTGGAAGCCGTGCTCGACGCCTTCCTCGCGCCCCTGCGCGAGCGGCGGGCCGCGTTGGCGCAGCGCCCGGACGAGGTGCTCGACCTGTTGCGCGACGGGACGAAACGGGCGCAACGCCTGACCGCGGACACGCTGCAGGCGGTCCGCGACGGGCTCGGCGTGTTCACCCTCGCCGCTTGA
- a CDS encoding iron-sulfur cluster assembly accessory protein has protein sequence MADINLTARAAKRINEIMGAEPPGSSLRISVNGGGCSGFSYAFDITSAREGDDVVIERDGATVLVDPVSLEYMGGATIDFVNDLIGQSFKIENPLATASCGCGTSFAI, from the coding sequence ATGGCCGACATCAACCTCACCGCCCGCGCCGCCAAGCGGATCAACGAGATCATGGGTGCCGAGCCCCCCGGCTCGTCGCTGCGCATCAGCGTGAACGGCGGCGGCTGCTCGGGCTTCTCCTATGCCTTCGACATCACCAGCGCCCGCGAGGGCGACGACGTGGTGATCGAGCGCGACGGCGCCACCGTGCTCGTCGATCCGGTCTCGCTCGAATATATGGGCGGCGCGACCATCGACTTCGTGAACGACCTGATCGGCCAGTCCTTCAAGATCGAGAACCCGCTCGCCACCGCCTCCTGCGGCTGCGGCACCTCCTTCGCGATCTGA
- a CDS encoding deoxyguanosinetriphosphate triphosphohydrolase: MQVRQNGERWRAPYATDPAATRGRLIPEAFSPTRSDFQRDRDRIIHSTAFRRLKHKTQVFVHHEGDHYRTRLTHSLEVSQIARALARALGLDEDLAEALALSHDLGHTCFGHTGEDALHACMADYGGFDHNAQALRIVTRLERRYAGFDGLNLTWETLEGLVKHNGPLLDASGAPVRRYAADGIPAALLEYNATNDLELSRFAGPEAQGAALADDIAYDAHDLDDGLRAGLFDLSDLTAVPFLNGLLDEIDTLHPGLEPSRKIHELARRVITRFVEDVIRESEARIAALAPRSVGDIRAAQEPVIAFSPAIATADADIKRFLFARMYRHPEVMAVRAKAATIVDDLFSAFRADPARMPAEWSEGLENASEARLARRIADYIAGMTDTYAVLEHSRLFAATPNLHWSPPSRGLPLTEP; encoded by the coding sequence GTGCAGGTGCGGCAGAACGGCGAGCGCTGGCGGGCGCCCTACGCCACCGATCCGGCGGCAACCCGCGGGCGGCTGATCCCCGAGGCGTTCTCGCCCACCCGCAGCGACTTCCAGCGCGACCGCGACCGGATCATCCACTCCACCGCCTTCCGGCGGCTGAAGCACAAGACGCAGGTCTTCGTGCATCACGAGGGCGACCATTACCGCACGCGGCTCACCCACAGCCTGGAGGTCAGCCAGATCGCCCGGGCGCTCGCCCGCGCGCTCGGCCTCGACGAGGATCTGGCCGAAGCGCTGGCGCTGAGCCACGACCTCGGCCACACCTGCTTCGGGCATACCGGCGAGGACGCGCTGCACGCCTGCATGGCCGATTACGGCGGCTTCGACCACAACGCCCAGGCTTTGCGCATCGTCACCCGGCTGGAGCGGCGCTATGCCGGCTTCGACGGCCTCAACCTAACCTGGGAGACGCTGGAGGGGCTGGTCAAGCATAACGGCCCGCTCCTCGACGCCTCCGGCGCGCCGGTCCGGCGTTACGCCGCCGACGGCATCCCGGCGGCTTTGCTCGAATACAACGCGACCAACGACCTCGAACTGTCGCGCTTCGCCGGCCCGGAGGCGCAGGGCGCCGCGCTCGCCGACGACATCGCCTACGACGCCCACGACCTCGACGACGGCCTGCGGGCCGGGCTGTTCGATCTTTCCGACCTCACGGCCGTGCCGTTCCTGAACGGGCTGCTCGACGAGATCGACACCCTGCATCCCGGACTGGAGCCGTCGCGGAAGATCCATGAGTTGGCGCGCCGGGTCATCACGCGCTTCGTCGAGGACGTGATCCGCGAGAGCGAGGCGCGCATCGCCGCGCTGGCCCCCCGCAGCGTCGGCGACATCCGCGCCGCGCAGGAGCCGGTCATCGCCTTCTCGCCGGCCATCGCCACGGCGGATGCGGACATCAAGCGCTTCTTGTTCGCGCGGATGTACCGCCACCCGGAAGTGATGGCGGTGCGGGCCAAGGCCGCGACCATCGTCGACGACCTGTTCTCGGCTTTCCGCGCCGACCCGGCGCGGATGCCGGCCGAATGGTCGGAGGGGCTGGAGAATGCCAGCGAGGCCCGTCTCGCCCGGCGCATCGCCGACTACATCGCCGGCATGACCGACACCTACGCGGTGCTGGAGCATAGCCGGCTGTTTGCGGCGACGCCCAACCTGCACTGGAGCCCGCCGAGCCGTGGCCTTCCGCTGACGGAGCCGTGA
- a CDS encoding thioesterase family protein, which yields MSADRTTLRDTRAAYPRLVPLTTRWGDNDVYGHVNNVVYYAFFDTAVNGILVEAGALDIARSPVIGLVVETGCRYFAPVAFPDRITAGVRVAHLGRTSVRYEIAIFRDDAAEAAAQGHFVHVYVDRATRRPVPLPERLRAVLAELAAVRREAP from the coding sequence TTGAGCGCCGACCGCACAACCCTGCGCGACACCCGCGCCGCCTATCCCCGGCTCGTGCCGCTGACGACGCGCTGGGGCGACAACGACGTCTACGGGCACGTCAACAATGTCGTCTACTACGCCTTCTTCGACACGGCGGTGAACGGGATCCTGGTGGAGGCGGGCGCCCTCGACATCGCCCGCTCCCCCGTCATCGGCCTCGTGGTGGAGACGGGCTGCCGCTACTTCGCCCCGGTCGCCTTCCCCGACCGGATCACCGCGGGCGTACGGGTGGCCCATCTCGGCCGCACCAGCGTACGCTACGAGATCGCGATCTTTCGCGATGACGCGGCGGAGGCGGCCGCGCAGGGCCACTTCGTCCACGTCTACGTCGACCGCGCCACACGCCGGCCGGTCCCGCTGCCGGAGCGGCTGCGGGCCGTACTGGCGGAACTCGCGGCCGTCCGGAGGGAGGCGCCGTGA
- the argS gene encoding arginine--tRNA ligase — translation MNIFALFETRVREALESLTRSGRLPEGLDLSRVVVEPPRDAAHGDLATNAALVLAKEAKQNPKALGEALAEELRTDPRIVEASVAGPGFINLRLAPEVFQDVIRAALGEGENFGRGQMPGGPVNIEYVSANPTGPMHVGHGRGAVFGDALANLLAAAGRPVTREYYINDAGAQVDVLARSAYLRYREALGETITIPEGLYPGDYLKPVGMRLAQTHGRALLDQPEHEWLPLVRRFAIDAMMAMIREDLAAIGIRHDVFFSEATLQGENGGQGGNKVAELLDALRQKGLVYEGRLPPPKGQLPDDWEDREQTLFRSSQFGDDVDRALLKSDGSFTYFASDIAYHRDKWLRGANELIDVLGADHGGYVKRMQAAVKAVSDGQARLDVKLCQLVRLLRAGEPVKMSKRAGEFVTLRDVIDEVGRDAIRFMMLYRKNDATLDFDLAKVVEQSKDNPVFYVQYGHARRFSVLRQAREALPGEDFSPAALLADADLSVLTDPGEIEMMRLIAQYPRVLESAAAAHEPHRIAFYLYETASSLHSFWNKGKDLPQLRIVNPTDRKSTRARLALVEALGGVLASGLAVLGVSAPDEMR, via the coding sequence ATGAACATCTTCGCCCTCTTCGAGACGCGCGTGCGCGAGGCGCTCGAATCCCTCACCCGCTCCGGCCGGCTGCCCGAGGGGCTGGACCTGTCACGCGTCGTGGTCGAGCCGCCGCGCGACGCCGCGCACGGCGATCTCGCCACCAACGCCGCCCTGGTGCTGGCCAAGGAGGCCAAGCAGAACCCGAAGGCGCTCGGCGAGGCGCTGGCCGAAGAGTTGCGCACCGATCCCCGCATCGTCGAGGCGAGTGTCGCGGGCCCCGGCTTCATCAACCTGCGGCTCGCGCCGGAGGTTTTTCAGGATGTGATCCGGGCGGCGCTCGGCGAGGGCGAGAACTTCGGGCGCGGACAAATGCCGGGCGGCCCGGTCAACATCGAGTACGTCTCGGCCAACCCCACCGGGCCGATGCATGTCGGCCACGGGCGGGGCGCGGTGTTCGGCGATGCGCTCGCAAACCTGCTCGCCGCCGCCGGCCGGCCGGTGACGCGGGAGTACTACATCAACGATGCCGGTGCGCAGGTCGATGTGCTCGCCCGCTCCGCCTACCTGCGCTACCGCGAGGCGCTGGGCGAGACGATCACCATCCCCGAGGGTCTGTACCCCGGCGACTACCTCAAGCCGGTCGGTATGAGGCTGGCGCAGACGCACGGCCGGGCGCTCCTCGACCAGCCCGAGCACGAATGGCTGCCGCTGGTGCGCCGCTTCGCCATCGACGCGATGATGGCGATGATCCGCGAGGATCTCGCGGCGATCGGCATCCGCCACGACGTGTTCTTCTCGGAAGCCACGCTCCAGGGCGAGAACGGCGGCCAAGGGGGCAACAAGGTCGCGGAGCTGCTCGACGCGCTGCGGCAGAAGGGCCTCGTCTACGAGGGGCGCCTGCCGCCGCCCAAGGGCCAGTTGCCCGACGATTGGGAGGACCGGGAGCAGACCCTGTTCCGCTCGAGCCAGTTCGGCGACGACGTGGACCGGGCACTGCTGAAGTCCGACGGCTCCTTCACCTACTTCGCCTCCGACATCGCCTACCACCGCGACAAGTGGCTGCGCGGCGCCAACGAGCTCATCGACGTGCTCGGCGCCGACCATGGCGGCTACGTCAAGCGGATGCAGGCCGCGGTGAAGGCGGTCAGCGACGGGCAGGCCCGGCTCGACGTCAAGCTCTGCCAGCTCGTGCGGCTCTTGCGCGCAGGCGAGCCGGTGAAGATGTCGAAACGCGCGGGCGAGTTCGTGACGCTGCGCGACGTCATCGACGAGGTCGGCCGCGACGCGATCCGCTTCATGATGCTCTACCGCAAGAACGACGCGACGCTGGATTTCGACCTCGCCAAGGTTGTGGAGCAGTCGAAGGACAACCCGGTCTTCTACGTGCAGTACGGCCACGCCCGCCGCTTCTCGGTGCTGCGCCAAGCCCGCGAGGCGCTGCCGGGCGAGGATTTCTCGCCCGCGGCGCTGCTGGCCGACGCGGACCTGTCGGTGCTCACCGATCCCGGCGAGATCGAGATGATGCGCCTGATTGCTCAGTATCCGCGGGTGCTCGAATCAGCGGCGGCGGCGCACGAACCGCACCGAATCGCCTTCTATCTTTATGAAACGGCCAGCTCGCTGCATAGTTTCTGGAACAAGGGCAAAGACTTGCCGCAATTACGGATTGTTAATCCAACCGACAGAAAGTCTACCCGGGCCCGCTTGGCCCTCGTGGAGGCCTTGGGCGGCGTTCTTGCCTCCGGCCTCGCGGTTTTGGGCGTCTCCGCACCCGATGAGATGCGGTGA